One Pseudochaenichthys georgianus chromosome 7, fPseGeo1.2, whole genome shotgun sequence DNA segment encodes these proteins:
- the klhl36 gene encoding kelch-like protein 36 isoform X2, with amino-acid sequence MDNGKPSQVCRPKRIGESSQVFRCGDQAGGVLRGLSQQRQQHQLCDVVLLADSRRLPAHRALLALSSPYFHAMFTLGMREKRQEEVELVGMSYIGLKAVVDFLYSGELLLDGENIESVLEAAHLLQVWRVVDLCCQYLEGGLSEDNFLFLQQLALLYSLERLDSCVDRFVLTHFASLSFTPDFLHHIPLHKLSAYLSSGQVSERGEELSANVCRLDAETGSWSVETELPAQRSHHCLAVLGGFIFTAGGSSSRDNGGDAACNLLHRYDPRHNQWSRGAPMNERRVDFYLEAVGESLIAVGGRNDSGALSSVEVYCPAQDCWSYVAPLPRLTYGHAGTVHRGVVYISGGHDFQIGPYRRQVLSYEPSRDSEVWTERPAMTLARGWHCMASLKHLIYALGGSDDDEDTTERFDILRVESYDPGSGQWTLLAPLLLPNSEAGVSVWAGRIYVLGGYSWESIVFSRATQVYDPDKDSWSRGPDLPKCVAGASACVCTMKPSPPPNLSGGEEEGERSITLHVTTVKDHLIQGRTS; translated from the exons ATGGACAACGGCAAACCGAGTCAAGTGTGTCGGCCCAAGCGCATCGGTGAATCCTCccag GTGTTCCGCTGCGGGGACCAGGCGGGGGGGGTGCTGCGGGGCCTCAgccagcagcggcagcagcaccAGCTGTGTGACGTGGTGCTGCTGGCCGACAGCAGGCGGCTCCCGGCCCACCGGGCCCTGCTGGCCCTCTCCAGCCCGTACTTCCACGCCATGTTCACCCTGGGCATGAGGGAGAAACGCCAGGAAGAG GTGGAGCTGGTTGGGATGTCCTACATTGGTCTGAAGGCTGTAGTGGACTTCCTGTACAGCGGGGAGCTGCTGCTGGATGGGGAGAACATTGAGTCTGTGCTGGAGGCGGCCCACCTCCTGCAG GTGTGGCGGGTGGTGGATCTGTGCTGCCAGTACCTGGAGGGGGGGCTGAGTGAGGACAACTTCCTGTTCCTGCAGCAGCTGGCCCTGCTGTACAGCCTGGAGCGCCTGGACTCCTGCGTGGACCGCTTCGTCCTCACACACTTCGCCTCGCTGTCCTTCACCCCCGACTTCCTGCATCACATTCCTCTACACAAACTCTCAGCGTACCTCTCCAGCGGACAG GTGTCGGAGCGGGGGGAGGAGCTGAGCGCCAACGTGTGCCGGCTGGACGCTGAAACAGGAAGCTGGTCGGTGGAGACGGAGCTGCCGGCCCAGCGGAGCCACCACTGCCTGGCCGTGCTGGGGGGCTTCATCTTCACTGCTGGGGGCAGCTCGTCCAGGGACAACGGGGGGGACGCTGCCTGTAACCTGCTCCACAGATACGACCCCCGCCACAACCAGTGGTCCCGG GGAGCTCCAATGAATGAGCGGCGGGTGGACTTCTACCTGGAGGCGGTGGGAGAGAGCCTGATCGCTGTGGGGGGGAGGAATGACTCTGGAGCCCTGTCCTCTGTGGAGGTGTACTGTCCCGCCCAGGACTGCTGGTCCTACGTGGCTCCACTGCCCAG GCTCACCTACGGCCACGCGGGGACGGTCCACAGAGGAGTGGTCTACATCTCAGGAGGTCACGACTTTCAGATCGGCCCGTACCGCAGACAGGTCCTGAGCTATGAGCCGTCCCGGGACAGCGAGGTGTGGACGGAGCGGCCGGCCATGACTCTGGCGCGGGGCTGGCACTGCATGGCCTCCCTCAAACACCTCATCTACGCCCTGGGGGGCAGCGACGACGATGAGGACACCACGGAGCGCTTCGACATCCTGAGGGTGGAGTCCTACGACCCCGGCAGCGGGCAGTGGACCCTCCTGGCTCCGCTGCTGCTGCCCAACAGCGAGGCGGGGGTGTCCGTGTGGGCGGGGAGGATCTACGTGCTGGGGGGCTACAGTTGGGAGAGCATAGTGTTCTCCAGAGCCACGCAGGTGTACGACCCCGACAAGGACTCGTGGAGCAGAGGCCCCGACTTGCCTAAATGTGTCGCAGGAGCCTCAGCATGTGTGTGCACTATGaagccctcccccccccccaacctctCCGGGGGAGAAGAAGAAGGGGAAAGGAGCATTACCCTCCACGTGACAACAGTGAAGGACCATCTTATACAAGGCCGGACCTCATAG
- the klhl36 gene encoding kelch-like protein 36 isoform X1, which produces MDNGKPSQVCRPKRIGESSQVFRCGDQAGGVLRGLSQQRQQHQLCDVVLLADSRRLPAHRALLALSSPYFHAMFTLGMREKRQEEVELVGMSYIGLKAVVDFLYSGELLLDGENIESVLEAAHLLQVWRVVDLCCQYLEGGLSEDNFLFLQQLALLYSLERLDSCVDRFVLTHFASLSFTPDFLHHIPLHKLSAYLSSGQVQHDSEQALLQASLRWLSTTPERTPHARQLLSHIRFPLMAGGELVERVVPALRALLTEESCQALLQEALGYHGTPSAQPLLQTGSTLLRGGAEQLLLIGGEVSERGEELSANVCRLDAETGSWSVETELPAQRSHHCLAVLGGFIFTAGGSSSRDNGGDAACNLLHRYDPRHNQWSRGAPMNERRVDFYLEAVGESLIAVGGRNDSGALSSVEVYCPAQDCWSYVAPLPRLTYGHAGTVHRGVVYISGGHDFQIGPYRRQVLSYEPSRDSEVWTERPAMTLARGWHCMASLKHLIYALGGSDDDEDTTERFDILRVESYDPGSGQWTLLAPLLLPNSEAGVSVWAGRIYVLGGYSWESIVFSRATQVYDPDKDSWSRGPDLPKCVAGASACVCTMKPSPPPNLSGGEEEGERSITLHVTTVKDHLIQGRTS; this is translated from the exons ATGGACAACGGCAAACCGAGTCAAGTGTGTCGGCCCAAGCGCATCGGTGAATCCTCccag GTGTTCCGCTGCGGGGACCAGGCGGGGGGGGTGCTGCGGGGCCTCAgccagcagcggcagcagcaccAGCTGTGTGACGTGGTGCTGCTGGCCGACAGCAGGCGGCTCCCGGCCCACCGGGCCCTGCTGGCCCTCTCCAGCCCGTACTTCCACGCCATGTTCACCCTGGGCATGAGGGAGAAACGCCAGGAAGAG GTGGAGCTGGTTGGGATGTCCTACATTGGTCTGAAGGCTGTAGTGGACTTCCTGTACAGCGGGGAGCTGCTGCTGGATGGGGAGAACATTGAGTCTGTGCTGGAGGCGGCCCACCTCCTGCAG GTGTGGCGGGTGGTGGATCTGTGCTGCCAGTACCTGGAGGGGGGGCTGAGTGAGGACAACTTCCTGTTCCTGCAGCAGCTGGCCCTGCTGTACAGCCTGGAGCGCCTGGACTCCTGCGTGGACCGCTTCGTCCTCACACACTTCGCCTCGCTGTCCTTCACCCCCGACTTCCTGCATCACATTCCTCTACACAAACTCTCAGCGTACCTCTCCAGCGGACAG GTGCAGCATGACAGCGAGCAGGCGCTGCTGCAGGCCTCCCTGCGGTGGCTCAGCACCACTCCTGAGCGCACCCCCCACGCCAGGCAGCTCCTCTCCCACATCCGCTTCCCCCTGATGGCGGGGGGGGAGCTGGTGGAGCGGGTGGTGCCGGCGCTGAGGGCCCTGCTGACGGAGGAGAGCTGCCAGGCTCTGCTGCAGGAGGCTCTGGGATACCACGGTACGCCCAGCGCTCAACCACTGCTGCAGACAGGAAGCACCCTGCTGAGGGGGGGCGCGGAGCAGCTGCTGCTGATTGGAGGAGAG GTGTCGGAGCGGGGGGAGGAGCTGAGCGCCAACGTGTGCCGGCTGGACGCTGAAACAGGAAGCTGGTCGGTGGAGACGGAGCTGCCGGCCCAGCGGAGCCACCACTGCCTGGCCGTGCTGGGGGGCTTCATCTTCACTGCTGGGGGCAGCTCGTCCAGGGACAACGGGGGGGACGCTGCCTGTAACCTGCTCCACAGATACGACCCCCGCCACAACCAGTGGTCCCGG GGAGCTCCAATGAATGAGCGGCGGGTGGACTTCTACCTGGAGGCGGTGGGAGAGAGCCTGATCGCTGTGGGGGGGAGGAATGACTCTGGAGCCCTGTCCTCTGTGGAGGTGTACTGTCCCGCCCAGGACTGCTGGTCCTACGTGGCTCCACTGCCCAG GCTCACCTACGGCCACGCGGGGACGGTCCACAGAGGAGTGGTCTACATCTCAGGAGGTCACGACTTTCAGATCGGCCCGTACCGCAGACAGGTCCTGAGCTATGAGCCGTCCCGGGACAGCGAGGTGTGGACGGAGCGGCCGGCCATGACTCTGGCGCGGGGCTGGCACTGCATGGCCTCCCTCAAACACCTCATCTACGCCCTGGGGGGCAGCGACGACGATGAGGACACCACGGAGCGCTTCGACATCCTGAGGGTGGAGTCCTACGACCCCGGCAGCGGGCAGTGGACCCTCCTGGCTCCGCTGCTGCTGCCCAACAGCGAGGCGGGGGTGTCCGTGTGGGCGGGGAGGATCTACGTGCTGGGGGGCTACAGTTGGGAGAGCATAGTGTTCTCCAGAGCCACGCAGGTGTACGACCCCGACAAGGACTCGTGGAGCAGAGGCCCCGACTTGCCTAAATGTGTCGCAGGAGCCTCAGCATGTGTGTGCACTATGaagccctcccccccccccaacctctCCGGGGGAGAAGAAGAAGGGGAAAGGAGCATTACCCTCCACGTGACAACAGTGAAGGACCATCTTATACAAGGCCGGACCTCATAG